The sequence ggcagggagtcaggtgtgggcaggaaacatggcttagctggctaaagcacctgcctgGTAAACAGGTGAAcgtgggttcaactcccagtggtggctttttggggcacctgctattggctactgtcagaggacaagattcagagctagatgggcctttggtctagctgagtgtggtttttctcatggtttaagttacactcacaggcactgataatagagttactaaaattttgggagttaggcactggtagatcagtggtccaagccccttgtagacacccccctccctctgggacaggggcaggtctgagctctcacaccaaaggctcattgtggctgccagaacctgtgagtgGCTCATTTCGTTTGCACGCTGGgtttgagtcctgctttgtgcaccgtgtctgagaatgaaaatcctaaaccccCCTTTGAAatgacgaatgcagcaggacgtgtcattgtccctgcctcaaagcagacagaccaatggagaaatgccgtcgagtccaagctAATAttcactgcggttttaccatttccacttgctaaactcccccctatctgcccagcccaggtgtcctctgcctcagctgctactcccggcctgctctagagtcaaacatgcagggcccccaagggaacagaggctgggacagggcagcagcctgggctgggctgggcagatgctgggagttctcgttccctgagaactggcctggctcccttctcaacagcaaaccaatcaattccacgccccctccccagaaaaatcagcctggagccaagggcagcaggggacgattccctctagttcccaccgaggcaggagagaacccagggcctttctagcagagcttatggaaccaacgtgggaaaccagcctttaataacaggcagtttatgtttaagctcagtgtttttaacaattttacaACCTTAAATCACCCTTCAGTCACAGTGTCactatccataacattgcttcagccttataggttcccaagtgcaaaactaaacatctcttcaaacacaagagagtgcagatcagtcagtgttcagagtcatcccacataaaagaatcatgttgcggtacatattggcctcatcatgtggccgttgcctttccctccgctctgttaaaagttttggtattttgcacagaaactttcttccctcaggagagacctgagAACCAATgctgccagacaaacacctttaagaggaggcgtaacctgtcaaaaaatgatctccctccttcagttcagtgacagcctgaaatgttacttatcccggcagagccggaggattgaaagcagctacatcaaatccctgtgtagctagcaggaatgaacacaaacactccctgctATCTGAAGAGacgtttagttttacccttggtggtgccatatataaagagtgaaacacaaaacaattatcatagttatacccatagtgactgcaaaatatttctatattcttcttatcatcagtgtattattttctctggcgtctatacagtgactataccttgaccaaaaaatttgaatcttgataaaataatcgactacccctggttaaggcaatggacttgatacccactcgggtgtccctacacaggttcaggtactgtcaacagtggctgccttttagccatagcttttaatcagggcaatacattgatcctGTGAAATCATTTCCCAGCCGGAGTCCAtcgcccacattccttagggcattgggccaccatgggGACGTTTCagttccctcctcaatttcacagagacacaatttcctttgcacagatccatgaacagcaaaacctccctgtgtctcttgtctgagccaaggcattcgattccattgacaccttctctcctgcaatggcaatggtcatgcagatgggacgaggccaccttcacctctgacagtgagatattggatcagctctttctttacgctgctgttgttagtccatgaaacatcagggatggatgcaaggctgagttcatgcaccaaccccctgaaacatttcagtgccccagagaaatcctgaccccggctattggcatgatctggtggagattcgaataggaatggggcggtctgaattgtcagtgtggggaatgaacaacaatctatagcaatgtcgttaaccacaaacacactctaatcatgctccagccggaagggaaatgggcaggaacccttgttgttcagccatggacacacctacactaatgcacagccaggagtgtgctgggggagctggtctgagcaatgtgaagtgacaattcagtgagaacagaatcattgtgtagtgaagcacctatacatcaagtagttgtggccgagtggttaaggcgatggactagaaatccattggggtctccccaggcaagtttgaatcctgccaactacggaagCATTAGTGTATTGTCGCTGCTCTTGttgtagtgcctgagcatccacagagccagacctggtctcactctgaggctgtctacacttaaaatgctgctgtgacactgctatagcactgtggagtagacagttgctacagtgagtggaggggttttccatccctgtaatagctacattgacagaacaatctttcctttcatttagcagtatctaaccatggcttagggcagcttaattatactgattccaggttttttcacaccctgaaagacgtacttcttAGAGGGGTTATCCCATCACGCCCCCATTCCCTGGTTCTTCTCGCATGACCTGAGAGCAGCAATACCTGCAGTTCaagaggtgcaaacaattcaatgtttgttggggtaaacttccagcaagcaacgattccaatttccttcctcggtatcgcccttcccagctctgacaccacagaggcttgtctgtgtccctgttcccattcccccccttagcaaaacataactccaattcccctactcccattcccattcccccccattacttcctgattgactgcagactatatagtaaaactggagttctgcttagctataccttaaccaatcattttactgaaatgtaactaaccaatcccaacatattgtaacatggttatctaaccagttataccccaccaccttaattgctttacacccaacaaattaattatccatcagacagaaacaatcacagaaccagacagagattatgcagacaagcaataggaaagtggagactacattgacagaacaacaaagaaatgaggaattCAGACACCAGCTATTGATAAGcgagttgttgccagacaggataCTAGTGTGGTAGAGGTTGTGGATgttggttgcttaactgtctggccccagggcaggattttgagggtctcagaatgccagcacccatcttttgttcgctTAAAAtgtgagcagggagattccaacaccgcagaactcatggaactccaggaaacgtgtaactttaggtccgggtgagtgtgcctaacaatcagctgtgctggagaaggtctctaggagttgaaagagatgtgccatcttggcctccctaaatattaatgaaaactagggttgataagtcacattctttgtagcATTAGGATTGTGGACTTGtccaaagtgccagttttaagactcttttttcctctctcttgggtgttctggtttctgcatagagatgtggtttcaaatcccactcctgacatgaccattttcttttttctggagaaaatggcctcacttcaatctcctttgcaacaatagagcaccatttgtttagcttttctattccagtagttgtgagagaagttccaaactagggggaaACAGGGTCTTTTCTCATGGCTGATcaattttgtcttccttcattccaagccattttctcagatacagccgtatttcccacacttttttgttcagcgttctttgcttttatgaaattttagggtcatcatttaattgccacaaaactgtacttatgaagtgaaacccaatattttttggatattcttgcaggagagttttgctttctgacctggaattgaacaggggctacccaagggggacaatgctactcccttttcttgcccCATCCGAAAAAATGTACATTCCCGATGCCCTTTGATTCCTTGCCCTTTTTAGGGTGAATTTACACTTCTCAGAAGTAGAAtgctttacaaaaccactcaaaagCTCAGCAGTGTCGTAAGCAACGGCTTCCGGAAacgtgcccagcttttctttaatttggtgatacaggtccaggcaagggactggatacaggcctggatcagaatcttcgttaccaGAGCtaaaatttctatttaaaaagagctatttttctgcagctattagatttccaacattgatttcattttatacacattttgagcatctattaaggataaattgaacaaaaataccacttctctttcctcaacatctgcatcatgaaggggagcattccgaataggaaagatcttctgtggggcctgggttacaaaaatgcttcgggaaccaaatacatgggcattttgccaagttaaaaatcacaatgtggaattctctccccaaatcatctgagaaaatactgatgtaaataattgaactacactgtgatcatatgcacttccttcagttagttggggttctgctgttgttcaccatttccgaatggagattttaaatcactgctgtttctttgttagcgtgtgcagtaaattggagagttcgccactgttgacagaactgcacttgaactgtcatcatggaggggtggggaaaaagcaaagctgaagtgacaaatgaggactttaggaaatggtcatttgtcttcaattctccaataaatctgagctacgtcttatcgaactgaactaatatccaattgggtgagcaaacagccttcagaaaagagagaaacccacatcacagagagacagaatactgtAGCCTGATCTGGGGTGGGTTAGTAGtcggtggaatttatccacttagttttaattttatttgataattaattttctaattatttagtaatattaataattaatagatattaataacatgggtatggctcgccaatgtgtatgatcagaagataaagtttgtTCTGAAttaggcttcacagagtttataaaaggagcttcggggtatatgacaggaacttacactgagacagaaatagtcataaagtccttttattaaaatcaatgaaacaagaagaaagtgtaaaaatattaaaacagtTCGAGATcacaaagttacaaatatcacagttctttaagagagatatttatgataatacactGTTATAAACTCACTCTGTGCAGTAGCACTTTGGGTGTTGTTCACACTTTTGGTAGAGGAAGTGATAGTATGGGTATGACTTTAACCCTATATAAACTAGGTGCTTTTAAAAGTTAAAGCAGAAACTAGATTCCTTTATACTTACAGCTTTGAAAGGAAATAATACCAcggcctattaatagttaatagcctTGTAGATGGGTAGCATCGATGTGTAGATGGAGTTGAGGCGATGGGTAAACAGGAACAGATAGATGGGTGTATCACCTGCCTAATAGTgatttgttttaccttttatagagcattattcagaaatccttcctcctatgcccaaatttcatcttcccccacggaaatgttagggtacacctgcctcataggctaacatatgtgtgcgtatgagtgacagttatgtacgcatttgtggtgtacttgttagatttgtgggcaaaaatttttatttttattttttactgttaTTGGTTTAGTTAAAGGTTTTTAGACATTTGCGTaggtattttgttttattattacttttttgAGTAAGGGTTTTAAAGGTTGCCTTTAGCGTTACAGGATGTTTGACCTGGATGTTTGACCTGGAGGCATTTTGCATTTTAGCTATTGCAAATTTATAAATTTATAAGCCTATTACATACTTAAATTTATTAAAAAGatattttatacagaccaacagattaatcctcagggctacaatacatgacaatgaaagtatgaagagaaattccagagcaggttacatctgactatttagaatcaggacaagagattctcccatcacattctcctctgatccattcaaagcagcttcactcagcactctctcaatagtcagttatgttatttacaaaattgtaagtatcccagcatcccataatgggggacaaaatagtcctcttgccagaagtggctttaccaatagatgaaacctggaatttaaacaccaaataatcacactatgtttgggatccattcaaattcccttccaggtctttgacactttcatctccagtcacagcgactctgatataggaggaaagaaatcaaagcatcatctccaagcacagacagctgagaactcttcctcaaatgacattttgagaagtggagggacagaatgtgatgaaaataaactctgcacagagaagccaaaatgtaacagttctggggtgatggggaaggagggaatctctgaaccaccccatctccttccagtgtcagagAGGCCGAAATGACACTTTTTCCCCCTGCTCCtttttatttaactataacatgaaaaattcccaatgtaactgctcttcagcacaacccagagcaacgtgagaacaactggcaaggatacaatctgtatcactggcgactctaacaatcactttgcaataagagcaatggtataaatgtgatgctccctggttcctcataggaagggcacactccagttacttgtgggataattgagttgatagaaaggacaaatgggcccacctcaaaagaaggcaaagtacaaaaggcataaatgggccactcatctggccaagctgagggataacagtgctgcaaacagttcaaacagatttaaaaagttactatgtgggaatcaggaaaagtattaaagaaaaaaaactgatagccctagaggtttttatcgtgttcactgcccttgcagattctctgatagCTAATATGGGCTGAGTGCAAAGAGACGGTTTTCCCAcattctctgcattcatagggcctctcccctggtgtggattctctgatgtttagaaatgCCTGATCtgcgagtgaaggttttcccacactcacggcattcatagggcctgtcccctgtgtggattctctgatgaacagaaagggctgatctgtgagtgaagtttttcctacactcacggcattcatagggcctttcccccgtgtggattctctgatgggtaaaaagggctgatctgcgattgaaggttttcccacactcacagcattcatagggcctctcccctgtgtggattctctgatgaacagaaagggttgatatttgagtgaaggttttcccacactcacggcattcgtagggcctgtccccagtgtggatcctctgatgtctagaaaggcctgatctttgagtgaagcttttcccacactcacggcattcatagggcctttcccctgtgtggattctctgatgtttagaaaggtctgagctgctagtgaagtttttcccacactcacggcattcatagggcctgtcctctgtgtggattctctgatgtttagaaaggtctgatctgcaattgaaggttttccca is a genomic window of Mauremys reevesii isolate NIE-2019 linkage group 14, ASM1616193v1, whole genome shotgun sequence containing:
- the LOC120381654 gene encoding zinc finger protein 551-like yields the protein VCGKNLRDYSALLNHQRIHTGERPYQCRECGKSFTHRYSLSVHQRIHTGNRPYECRECGKTFNCRSDLSKHQRIHTEDRPYECRECGKNFTSSSDLSKHQRIHTGERPYECRECGKSFTQRSGLSRHQRIHTGDRPYECRECGKTFTQISTLSVHQRIHTGERPYECCECGKTFNRRSALFTHQRIHTGERPYECRECRKNFTHRSALSVHQRIHTGDRPYECRECGKTFTRRSGISKHQRIHTRGEAL